One Rhodoferax ferrireducens T118 DNA segment encodes these proteins:
- a CDS encoding FAD-dependent oxidoreductase, producing the protein MKKLLILSAAALLVFGFFALDLNRYLTLDGMKASLGQFESQRAASPVVVGLVFFSVYVVVTAMSLPGAAILTLAAGALFGLSMGTLIVSFASSIGATLAFLASRYVLRDAIQRRFGDRLKVINEGMAKDGALYLFTLRLVPLFPFFLVNLLMGLTPVRTLSYYWVSQVGMLAGTLVYVNAGTQLAQINSLVGIVSPGLLLSFALLGVFPMLAKMFMRLLQGRRVYAKWQRPKKFDRNLVVIGGGAAGLVTSYIAAAVKAKVTLVEAHRMGGDCLNYGCVPSKALIKSARIANQMRHAESYGLSAAEPQFSFRKVMARVHEVIRTVEPHDSVARYTELGVEVLEGYARIVDPWTVEIKLNNGGMQRLTTRSIVIAAGASPFVPPLPGLADVGYVTSDTLWDEFAKLDAAPKRLVVLGGGPIGCELAQSFARLGSKVTQIEMAPRIMIREDLEVSDLARDSLRRDGIDVLTGHKALRCEREGTRKFIVAEHQGKEIRIEFDALLCAVGRVARLQGYGLEELGIPTQRTVAVNDYLETLYPNIYAAGDVAGPYQFTHTAGHMAWYAAVNALFGDFKRFKVDYSVVPWATFIQPEVARVGLNEQDAKEKGIAHEVTKYGLDDLDRAIADGTAYGFVKVLTVPGKDRILGVTIVGEHAGDLLAEFVLATKHGLGLNKILGTIHTYPTLAEANKYVAGEWKRAHAPQKVLALLARFHAWKRG; encoded by the coding sequence ATGAAAAAACTATTAATTCTTAGCGCTGCTGCCTTGTTGGTATTCGGTTTCTTTGCACTGGATTTGAACCGCTACCTGACACTCGATGGCATGAAAGCCAGTCTGGGTCAATTTGAGTCGCAACGTGCCGCGTCACCCGTTGTGGTTGGGCTGGTCTTCTTTTCAGTCTACGTGGTGGTCACAGCGATGTCACTGCCGGGTGCTGCGATATTGACCCTTGCTGCCGGTGCTTTGTTTGGCTTGTCCATGGGCACGTTGATTGTGTCGTTTGCGTCAAGCATCGGCGCTACCCTGGCTTTTCTGGCATCACGCTACGTGTTGCGCGATGCCATCCAGCGCCGTTTTGGTGATCGGCTCAAAGTCATCAACGAAGGCATGGCCAAAGATGGCGCGCTGTATCTGTTCACGCTGCGTCTGGTGCCCCTATTTCCGTTCTTCCTGGTCAATTTGCTCATGGGCCTGACACCGGTTCGTACACTGAGCTACTACTGGGTCAGCCAGGTGGGCATGCTGGCTGGCACCCTGGTTTATGTGAATGCCGGCACCCAACTGGCCCAAATCAACAGCTTGGTCGGTATTGTGTCGCCCGGCCTCTTGCTTTCCTTTGCACTACTGGGCGTATTCCCCATGCTGGCCAAGATGTTTATGCGTTTGCTGCAAGGTCGCCGCGTGTATGCCAAATGGCAACGCCCCAAAAAATTTGACCGCAACTTGGTGGTCATTGGTGGCGGCGCGGCAGGTTTGGTTACTTCCTATATTGCGGCAGCCGTCAAGGCCAAGGTGACCTTGGTTGAAGCCCACAGGATGGGGGGTGACTGCCTCAACTACGGCTGTGTACCCAGCAAGGCCCTGATCAAGTCAGCCCGCATCGCCAATCAAATGCGCCATGCCGAAAGTTATGGCCTGAGTGCAGCAGAACCACAGTTCAGTTTTCGCAAAGTGATGGCCAGAGTGCATGAAGTGATACGCACGGTGGAGCCACACGACAGCGTGGCGCGCTACACCGAACTCGGAGTGGAAGTGCTGGAGGGTTATGCACGCATCGTCGACCCCTGGACAGTGGAAATCAAGCTCAACAACGGCGGCATGCAGCGCCTGACGACCCGCAGCATCGTCATTGCAGCCGGGGCCAGCCCGTTTGTGCCACCGCTGCCCGGTCTGGCTGATGTGGGTTATGTCACCAGTGACACGCTGTGGGACGAATTTGCCAAGCTGGACGCGGCCCCAAAGCGACTGGTGGTGCTGGGCGGTGGCCCCATTGGCTGCGAGTTGGCGCAGAGTTTTGCCCGTTTGGGCTCCAAGGTGACTCAAATCGAGATGGCTCCGCGCATCATGATCCGCGAAGACCTGGAAGTCTCCGATCTGGCCCGTGACTCATTGAGGCGCGATGGCATTGACGTTTTGACAGGTCACAAAGCCCTGCGATGCGAGCGGGAGGGGACTCGCAAATTCATCGTGGCTGAGCATCAGGGCAAAGAGATACGCATCGAATTTGATGCCTTGCTGTGCGCGGTCGGGCGCGTGGCCCGTTTGCAGGGCTATGGCCTGGAAGAGCTGGGGATTCCCACCCAACGCACCGTGGCGGTTAACGATTACCTGGAGACCCTGTACCCGAACATCTATGCGGCCGGCGATGTGGCCGGGCCTTATCAATTTACCCACACGGCTGGCCACATGGCGTGGTACGCCGCTGTCAACGCGCTGTTCGGCGACTTCAAGAGATTCAAGGTGGATTACTCAGTGGTGCCCTGGGCGACTTTCATCCAACCCGAGGTGGCTCGGGTTGGACTCAACGAGCAAGATGCCAAGGAGAAAGGCATTGCTCATGAAGTTACCAAATACGGCCTGGATGACCTGGACCGCGCCATTGCCGACGGCACGGCGTACGGTTTTGTGAAAGTGCTCACCGTCCCCGGCAAAGACCGCATTCTGGGTGTGACCATCGTTGGTGAGCACGCCGGGGATTTGCTGGCCGAATTCGTGCTGGCCACGAAGCATGGTTTGGGTTTGAACAAGATTCTGGGCACCATTCACACCTACCCGACGCTGGCAGAGGCAAATAAGTACGTTGCCGGTGAATGGAAGCGTGCGCACGCGCCTCAAAAAGTGCTGGCCCTGTTGGCACGCTTTCATGCCTGGAAGCGAGGCTAA
- a CDS encoding TIGR04283 family arsenosugar biosynthesis glycosyltransferase, whose protein sequence is MTLSIIVPVLNEAQVLPALLERLLPLSRHGCEVLFVDGGSVDGSVAMIECAGFKVVHAPSGRARQMNAGAACAIGGVLLFLHADTQLPQGAFDCVNQSLASGLHSWGRFDVYITGHHWMLRVVGHMMNLRSRWTGIATGDQAMFVSRTVFDAVGGFPDQPLMEDIELSKRLRCLSRPACITRCVTTSGRRWETRGVWHTIFLMWRLRWDYWRGVPVGLLARAYG, encoded by the coding sequence GTGACACTGTCCATCATCGTTCCTGTTCTCAATGAAGCGCAGGTCCTTCCAGCGTTGCTGGAACGCTTGCTGCCATTGAGCCGCCATGGCTGTGAAGTGCTGTTTGTCGATGGTGGCAGTGTTGACGGATCGGTCGCGATGATCGAGTGCGCTGGCTTTAAGGTCGTTCACGCGCCATCCGGACGTGCAAGGCAAATGAATGCCGGCGCAGCATGTGCAATCGGTGGGGTTTTGCTGTTTCTCCACGCTGACACCCAATTGCCACAAGGCGCTTTTGACTGTGTCAATCAGTCGCTCGCCAGTGGTTTGCACAGTTGGGGAAGATTTGATGTTTACATCACGGGCCATCACTGGATGCTGCGTGTCGTGGGTCACATGATGAATCTGCGCTCGCGCTGGACCGGCATTGCCACGGGTGACCAGGCGATGTTCGTGTCCCGCACTGTCTTCGATGCCGTGGGTGGGTTTCCGGACCAGCCCTTGATGGAAGACATTGAACTCTCCAAACGCTTGCGCTGCCTGTCTCGCCCGGCCTGTATCACACGCTGCGTGACCACCTCGGGGCGGCGCTGGGAAACGCGTGGTGTTTGGCACACCATTTTCCTGATGTGGCGTTTGCGCTGGGACTACTGGCGCGGGGTGCCCGTTGGCCTTCTGGCGCGTGCCTACGGATGA
- a CDS encoding TIGR04282 family arsenosugar biosynthesis glycosyltransferase produces the protein MKPVRIVIFAKAPLAGLAKTRLIPALGQHGAAELAQRLLAQTLHEALISQVGPVELCVTPSAVQAVWETLAISRTVHRTDQGDGDLGERMARAAKRVLDAGESIFLIGTDCPQLDAAQLRQAARALQFADATLVPAFDGGYVLLGLNRFDTRVFSGIAWSTSSVATDTMSRMKQLDWRVEILPMLHDIDEPSDLKWLPKTWLTSASSASQWPWHEGSAS, from the coding sequence ATGAAACCGGTACGCATTGTCATCTTTGCCAAAGCGCCGCTGGCGGGTTTGGCCAAGACCCGGCTGATCCCGGCCCTGGGGCAACACGGCGCAGCCGAACTGGCGCAGCGTTTGCTCGCACAAACCCTGCATGAAGCCCTGATTTCCCAGGTGGGGCCAGTGGAATTGTGTGTCACACCATCAGCAGTCCAAGCCGTCTGGGAGACGTTGGCAATATCCAGGACCGTACACAGGACTGACCAGGGCGACGGCGATTTGGGTGAGCGTATGGCACGCGCGGCAAAGCGTGTGCTTGACGCGGGTGAATCTATTTTTTTGATAGGTACCGATTGCCCGCAATTGGACGCGGCCCAACTGCGGCAAGCCGCCCGTGCTCTGCAATTCGCAGATGCCACATTGGTTCCTGCCTTTGATGGCGGCTATGTGCTGCTCGGATTGAACCGGTTTGATACACGTGTTTTCTCCGGCATTGCCTGGAGCACCAGCAGCGTCGCGACTGATACCATGAGTCGAATGAAACAGCTTGATTGGCGTGTGGAAATTCTCCCTATGCTGCATGATATTGACGAGCCGTCCGACTTGAAATGGTTGCCGAAAACGTGGCTCACCTCTGCCAGCTCTGCCTCGCAATGGCCTTGGCATGAGGGCTCAGCATCGTGA
- a CDS encoding YicC/YloC family endoribonuclease — translation MSVYSMTGYASAQHSSDRPSSEAESKSAPPNHLGLEIRSVNSRFLDLSFKLPEELRQYEPVLRELLVSRLKRGKVEVRAAIESNVQSSVVDPTPRLLQRLNAVQDNVKAWLPDAAPLSVADVIRLAAGELGANCDWSETILTLARQALEEMLSARQREGARLATMLLDRLGQIRALAALAVPLVPQLVAQQRQRFLDRWQEAMALTDGSTLPEAARDRALTEATAFAIRIDVAEEVTRIQSHLDEIERLIKKGGELGKRLDFLIQELHREANTLGSKSAALELTHISVDMKVLIEQMREQVQNIE, via the coding sequence ATGTCAGTTTACAGCATGACTGGTTATGCCAGTGCCCAGCACAGCAGCGACCGCCCCAGTTCCGAGGCCGAGTCCAAAAGCGCGCCGCCCAATCATCTCGGACTGGAAATCCGTTCCGTCAACAGCCGTTTTCTGGACCTGTCGTTCAAGTTGCCCGAAGAGCTCCGGCAGTATGAACCGGTGCTACGCGAACTGCTTGTCAGCCGGCTCAAGCGCGGCAAGGTCGAAGTACGCGCCGCCATTGAAAGCAACGTCCAGAGTAGCGTGGTGGATCCCACGCCACGGCTGCTGCAGCGTCTCAACGCGGTGCAAGATAACGTCAAAGCCTGGCTACCGGACGCCGCACCCTTGAGCGTGGCGGACGTCATCCGATTGGCCGCCGGCGAGCTCGGTGCCAACTGTGACTGGAGCGAAACCATTCTGACACTGGCCCGCCAGGCGCTGGAAGAAATGCTCAGTGCCCGCCAGCGCGAGGGCGCGCGACTCGCCACCATGTTGCTCGATCGCCTTGGCCAGATCCGCGCGCTGGCAGCACTTGCCGTGCCACTGGTGCCGCAATTGGTGGCGCAGCAGCGCCAACGCTTTCTGGATCGCTGGCAGGAGGCCATGGCCCTGACCGACGGCAGCACGCTACCGGAAGCTGCGCGGGACCGGGCCCTGACCGAAGCCACCGCTTTTGCCATCCGCATTGACGTGGCCGAAGAAGTCACCCGCATCCAGTCGCACCTTGATGAAATTGAACGCCTGATCAAAAAAGGTGGCGAACTGGGCAAACGACTCGACTTCCTGATTCAGGAGTTGCACCGCGAAGCCAACACGCTGGGCTCCAAATCGGCCGCGCTGGAGTTGACCCATATTTCGGTGGACATGAAAGTGTTGATCGAGCAAATGCGTGAGCAGGTGCAAAACATAGAGTAA
- a CDS encoding serine/threonine protein kinase, with amino-acid sequence MSKVRPAPLAPNTLIGGYRVVRKVAAGGFGVVYLAEDSEGQQVAIKEYLPSALATRVAGELLPQVQPERLSLYRLGLKSFFEEGRSLAQISHPSVVSVLNFFRENETVYMVMNYLEGASLQDFIVTARDLKQAKVFRESTIRSLFDEILRGLRIVHQHKMLHLDIKPANVFITDDNKSVLIDFGAAREVLSKEGNFVRPMYTPGFAAPEMYRRDAAMGPWTDIYAIGACIYACMLGYPPNEAPQRLEKDRIAMALTRMRGVYSDNLIEIVEWCMSLDPLSRPQSVFALQKELSRAGERRYTRLSVTEKVRLQFDTMVSDTKKSVQKATRFGAKIK; translated from the coding sequence ATGTCAAAGGTCAGACCCGCACCCTTAGCGCCCAATACCCTGATCGGTGGTTACCGCGTTGTCCGCAAAGTTGCGGCGGGCGGTTTTGGCGTGGTCTATCTGGCCGAAGATAGCGAGGGTCAGCAAGTCGCGATCAAGGAGTACCTGCCGTCGGCGCTGGCGACCCGCGTGGCGGGCGAATTGCTGCCGCAGGTGCAGCCGGAAAGGTTGTCCTTGTACCGCCTTGGCCTCAAGAGTTTCTTTGAAGAAGGCCGCTCGCTGGCGCAGATATCACATCCCTCCGTGGTGAGCGTGCTGAATTTTTTCAGGGAGAACGAAACCGTTTACATGGTGATGAATTACCTGGAGGGCGCGTCGCTGCAGGATTTCATCGTCACGGCGCGAGACCTCAAGCAGGCCAAAGTGTTCCGGGAGTCGACCATTCGGTCCCTGTTTGACGAAATTCTGCGTGGTTTGCGCATTGTTCATCAGCACAAGATGCTGCACCTGGACATCAAGCCGGCCAATGTGTTTATCACGGATGACAATAAGTCCGTGCTGATTGATTTTGGTGCGGCGCGTGAAGTGTTGAGCAAAGAGGGTAATTTCGTCCGCCCCATGTACACCCCCGGCTTTGCCGCCCCTGAGATGTACCGGCGCGATGCCGCCATGGGGCCTTGGACCGACATTTACGCCATTGGTGCCTGTATTTATGCCTGCATGCTGGGTTACCCACCCAATGAGGCGCCGCAACGTCTTGAAAAAGACCGCATTGCCATGGCGCTCACGCGTATGCGCGGTGTTTACTCTGACAACCTGATTGAGATCGTGGAGTGGTGCATGTCGCTCGATCCGCTGTCGCGGCCGCAGTCGGTGTTTGCTCTGCAGAAAGAGCTGAGCCGCGCGGGTGAGCGTCGCTATACCAGGCTCAGTGTGACTGAAAAAGTTCGACTTCAATTCGACACCATGGTGTCAGACACGAAAAAGAGCGTCCAGAAAGCGACCCGTTTTGGCGCGAAAATCAAATGA
- a CDS encoding PP2C family protein-serine/threonine phosphatase, translating to MKFSIFQISRKGSREKNEDRMGYCYTRESGIFFLADGMGGHPQGEVAAQLALQTIAAMYQKEAQPKIVDIAAFLTSAVLTAHRQILQHAIQNGMLDTPRTTAVVALVQDGAVSWIHCGDSRLYLVRQGQLLVRTRDHSFLEQQRATAAGKKPAERINRNVLFTCLGSPTKPVFDIAGPVGLQQGDKLMLCSDGLWDRLSEADIVDCLAHKPVSEAVPQLVESALRTAGDRSDNVTCIALEWEMPDGFESTRGSISTDTLSDGFFASTFQADTLDAALEDLDDAAIERSIAEINEAIRRSALKKSA from the coding sequence ATGAAATTTTCCATTTTTCAGATCAGCCGCAAAGGCTCGCGGGAAAAAAACGAAGATCGCATGGGCTATTGCTACACGCGCGAATCGGGCATTTTTTTTCTTGCTGACGGTATGGGGGGCCACCCGCAAGGGGAGGTCGCGGCGCAGCTGGCTTTGCAGACCATCGCGGCCATGTACCAGAAAGAGGCGCAGCCGAAAATCGTTGATATTGCTGCGTTCCTGACCTCTGCGGTGTTGACGGCGCACCGCCAGATTTTGCAGCATGCCATTCAAAACGGCATGCTCGATACGCCGCGCACCACGGCGGTGGTGGCATTGGTGCAGGATGGGGCCGTGAGTTGGATTCATTGTGGTGACTCCCGGCTCTATCTGGTGCGCCAGGGCCAACTGTTGGTGCGAACCCGCGATCACTCGTTTCTCGAGCAGCAACGGGCCACTGCAGCAGGTAAAAAACCGGCGGAGCGCATCAACCGCAATGTCCTGTTTACCTGCCTGGGTTCCCCAACCAAGCCGGTGTTCGACATTGCCGGACCCGTTGGACTGCAGCAGGGCGACAAGCTGATGTTGTGCTCGGACGGCTTGTGGGACCGGCTCAGCGAGGCCGACATTGTTGACTGTCTGGCGCATAAACCAGTCAGTGAAGCAGTCCCGCAGCTGGTGGAAAGCGCACTGCGCACGGCCGGCGATAGAAGCGACAACGTGACGTGTATCGCGCTTGAGTGGGAAATGCCCGATGGGTTTGAATCAACCCGGGGCAGTATTTCAACTGACACGCTCAGTGATGGATTTTTTGCCTCAACGTTTCAGGCCGACACGCTGGACGCGGCGCTGGAAGACCTGGACGATGCCGCCATTGAGCGCTCCATCGCTGAAATTAACGAAGCCATTCGCCGCTCGGCGCTTAAAAAGAGCGCCTAG
- the rph gene encoding ribonuclease PH has translation MHQFLRVGARAANQLRAVKIQRGYTMHAEGSVLIEFGNTKVLCTASVEEKVPAHKKGSGQGWVTAEYGMLPRATHSRNEREAARGKQSGRTQEIQRLIGRALRSVFDLSLLGERTIHLDCDVLQADGGTRTAAITGAFVAAQDAVTQLLMQGKLQLSPIRDHVAAISVGIVDGTPLLDLEYTEDSACDTDMNVVMTGAGQFVEVQGTAEGAAFSRREMDALLALAEQGISDLVALQKISLLNK, from the coding sequence ATGCATCAATTTTTGCGAGTCGGCGCACGCGCCGCCAACCAGCTGCGAGCGGTCAAAATTCAGCGCGGCTACACCATGCACGCCGAAGGTTCGGTGTTGATCGAGTTCGGCAACACCAAAGTGTTGTGTACGGCCTCGGTGGAAGAAAAAGTGCCGGCTCACAAAAAAGGCAGCGGCCAGGGCTGGGTGACAGCGGAATATGGCATGCTGCCGCGTGCCACCCACAGCCGCAACGAGCGCGAGGCGGCGCGTGGCAAGCAGAGCGGGCGCACGCAGGAAATTCAGCGTCTCATCGGTCGCGCTCTGCGGTCGGTGTTTGACCTGAGCCTGCTCGGTGAGCGCACGATTCACCTCGACTGCGATGTGTTGCAGGCCGATGGCGGTACCCGCACGGCGGCCATCACCGGTGCGTTTGTGGCGGCGCAGGACGCCGTCACCCAGTTGCTCATGCAGGGCAAGCTGCAGTTGTCGCCGATTCGCGACCATGTGGCCGCCATCTCTGTTGGCATCGTCGACGGCACGCCCTTGCTTGATCTGGAATACACCGAGGATTCAGCCTGTGACACGGACATGAACGTGGTGATGACGGGGGCCGGTCAATTTGTGGAAGTGCAGGGCACGGCCGAGGGCGCGGCATTTTCGCGCCGGGAGATGGATGCCTTGCTGGCGCTGGCCGAACAAGGCATCAGCGATCTGGTTGCATTGCAAAAAATTTCACTACTAAATAAATAG
- the rdgB gene encoding RdgB/HAM1 family non-canonical purine NTP pyrophosphatase — translation MKIVLASNNRGKLAELRAMLAPLGFELITQGELGIPEAPEPYHTFVENALAKARHASAHSGLPALADDAGLCVDAFGGLPGVQTAFYATRFGYEKGDDNNVRALLEQMRDVDNRRAALVSTLVAVRSEQDPEPLIAVGRVVGEIARAPVGSHGFGFDPVMLIPEFGQTFAQLPVEVKNANSHRGRAARAMLALMRERWL, via the coding sequence ATGAAAATTGTTTTAGCATCCAACAACCGCGGCAAATTGGCCGAGCTGCGCGCCATGTTGGCTCCGCTCGGGTTTGAGTTGATCACCCAAGGCGAGCTCGGTATTCCCGAGGCGCCTGAGCCGTATCACACCTTTGTCGAAAACGCGCTGGCCAAGGCGCGTCATGCCAGCGCGCACAGCGGCTTGCCCGCGCTGGCCGACGATGCCGGCCTGTGTGTTGATGCCTTTGGGGGTTTGCCGGGGGTGCAAACGGCCTTCTACGCCACCCGGTTTGGCTATGAAAAAGGCGACGACAACAACGTGCGCGCCCTGCTGGAACAAATGCGCGATGTCGACAACCGGCGTGCCGCGCTGGTGAGCACGCTGGTGGCGGTGCGCTCGGAGCAGGACCCGGAACCCTTGATTGCCGTTGGCCGCGTGGTGGGCGAGATTGCCCGCGCGCCGGTGGGCAGCCATGGTTTTGGTTTTGATCCGGTGATGTTGATCCCCGAGTTCGGCCAGACCTTTGCCCAATTGCCGGTCGAGGTCAAGAACGCCAACAGCCACCGGGGCCGGGCCGCCCGCGCCATGCTGGCGCTGATGCGCGAGCGCTGGCTGTAA
- the hemW gene encoding radical SAM family heme chaperone HemW, whose amino-acid sequence MIPVVSATESTSAPHDMGHYLRPGTLQLAALPPLSLYVHLPWCLKKCPYCDFNSHEMRAAELPEQRYLAALMADLEAALPLTWGRTVHSIFIGGGTPSLFSPEAIDHLLSGIRARLRLEAGCEITLEANPGSFEKDRFRAFRGAGVTRLSVGVQSFNDSFLKTLGRVHDSAQALAAVEEAAQAFDTFNLDLMYALPGQTLADVKQDMARALTFSPPHISIYQLTIEPNTFFAKYPPPLPEDDTAYDMLDLITDMTGSAGLQRYEVSAYAAPGHRCFHNLNYWQFGDYLGLGAGAHSKLSFAHRVVRQVRFREPGRYMEQALAGHCLAQDEEVSRADLPFEFMLNALRLKDGFALQLFSERTGLAITTIQAALEQAQAQGLIVRDLARVTPTVRGFDFLSDLQSLFLPKRR is encoded by the coding sequence ATGATTCCGGTTGTTTCCGCCACTGAGTCAACTTCGGCGCCGCATGACATGGGGCACTACTTGCGCCCCGGCACCTTACAGTTGGCCGCCTTGCCGCCGCTGTCGCTTTATGTGCATCTGCCCTGGTGTTTGAAGAAATGCCCTTATTGCGACTTCAACTCGCACGAGATGCGCGCCGCCGAGCTGCCCGAGCAGCGTTACCTGGCGGCCTTGATGGCCGACCTGGAAGCCGCCTTGCCTTTGACTTGGGGCCGCACGGTGCACAGCATTTTTATCGGTGGCGGCACGCCCAGCCTGTTTTCACCCGAGGCCATCGACCATCTGCTGAGCGGCATCCGGGCGCGGCTGCGACTGGAGGCGGGTTGCGAAATCACGCTGGAGGCCAATCCGGGCAGCTTTGAGAAAGATCGCTTTCGGGCCTTTCGCGGCGCCGGCGTGACCCGCTTGTCGGTTGGGGTGCAGAGCTTTAACGACTCATTCTTGAAGACCCTGGGGCGGGTGCATGACAGCGCGCAAGCGCTCGCCGCGGTGGAAGAAGCGGCGCAGGCGTTTGACACTTTCAACCTGGACCTCATGTACGCGCTGCCTGGGCAGACGCTGGCTGACGTCAAGCAAGACATGGCGCGCGCGCTGACCTTTTCGCCGCCGCATATTTCGATTTATCAGCTCACCATCGAGCCCAACACCTTCTTTGCCAAGTATCCGCCGCCGCTGCCTGAAGACGATACAGCCTACGACATGCTGGACCTCATCACCGACATGACCGGCTCAGCAGGCCTGCAGCGCTACGAAGTGTCGGCCTATGCCGCTCCCGGCCACCGCTGCTTTCACAACCTCAATTACTGGCAGTTTGGCGACTACCTCGGCCTCGGAGCCGGCGCGCACAGCAAGCTCAGTTTTGCGCACCGGGTGGTGCGCCAAGTGCGGTTTCGCGAGCCCGGGCGCTACATGGAACAAGCCTTGGCGGGCCATTGTCTGGCGCAGGACGAAGAGGTCAGCCGGGCCGATTTGCCGTTTGAGTTCATGTTGAATGCCTTGCGTTTGAAAGACGGCTTCGCCCTGCAACTGTTCTCAGAGCGCACGGGTCTCGCAATTACCACCATTCAAGCGGCGCTGGAGCAGGCTCAGGCGCAGGGTTTGATCGTGCGCGACCTGGCCCGCGTCACGCCCACTGTGCGCGGTTTTGATTTTTTGAGTGACTTGCAGTCGCTGTTTCTTCCCAAGCGCCGTTGA
- a CDS encoding CBS domain-containing protein: protein MFSIYGVAGQLFRGSMEQLRQVGGVGAIARSNAIQAVGRDGSDPAAEAAYAALAQQAAPSDEAHRSALAAYAESQKGVTQPRHPLKLVDALMSRAVITLLDTATVQDAWQTLARQGVGQAPVLNAAGTLVGLLSRADLLRPERLPTPDSHALVWRALLAQSVLDIMWTPVPSVAPDTDIRRVARVLLDAGLPGLPVVDEQGLVIGFVSRSDILRAVVTDPPLDLWG from the coding sequence ATGTTCTCAATCTATGGTGTGGCGGGGCAATTGTTTCGTGGTTCCATGGAACAACTGCGCCAGGTGGGCGGTGTTGGTGCCATCGCGCGTTCCAACGCCATTCAGGCCGTGGGACGTGACGGGAGCGACCCGGCCGCTGAAGCCGCCTATGCCGCTCTGGCGCAGCAAGCGGCCCCGAGCGACGAGGCCCATCGCAGCGCCCTGGCGGCCTATGCCGAGAGTCAAAAAGGGGTGACTCAGCCGCGCCATCCCCTGAAGCTGGTCGATGCCTTGATGAGCCGGGCCGTGATCACCCTGCTTGATACCGCCACGGTGCAGGACGCCTGGCAGACGTTGGCCCGGCAGGGTGTGGGCCAGGCCCCGGTGCTGAATGCGGCCGGTACCCTGGTGGGACTGTTGTCGCGTGCTGATTTGCTGCGGCCTGAGCGCCTGCCCACACCCGACAGTCATGCCCTGGTGTGGCGCGCACTGCTGGCGCAAAGTGTGCTGGACATCATGTGGACCCCAGTGCCCAGCGTGGCCCCGGACACTGATATTCGCCGGGTGGCGCGCGTGTTGCTCGATGCCGGCCTGCCGGGCTTGCCGGTGGTGGATGAGCAGGGTCTGGTCATCGGCTTTGTGTCGCGCTCGGATATTTTGCGGGCGGTGGTGACGGATCCGCCACTTGACCTGTGGGGCTGA
- a CDS encoding DUF1850 domain-containing protein, with product MSGLCLAAGVIAATLPLSAFTLAWTHSIEKIRWEEDYRIQDSRLVLEEARIRGSGAGMEPPADAKFKNGVWHYKPILPPLERLRLTHSPYTAGYEICSNGGCKPLTTLLPGLPDFALIEVSACRPGPPDPGLSPTGQVADPSPPPAKYPSATQSR from the coding sequence ATGAGCGGCCTCTGCCTGGCCGCCGGGGTGATCGCCGCGACCCTGCCACTGTCGGCCTTCACGCTGGCATGGACGCATTCGATCGAAAAAATCCGCTGGGAGGAGGATTACCGCATCCAGGATAGCCGCCTGGTTCTCGAAGAAGCGCGCATCCGGGGCAGCGGTGCCGGCATGGAGCCGCCTGCCGACGCAAAATTCAAAAACGGCGTCTGGCACTACAAACCGATCCTGCCACCACTCGAACGGTTGAGGCTCACCCACTCCCCTTACACCGCCGGCTACGAAATCTGTAGCAATGGGGGTTGCAAGCCGCTCACCACCCTACTCCCCGGTCTGCCCGATTTTGCGTTGATTGAAGTCTCGGCCTGCCGCCCCGGTCCACCAGACCCGGGACTCAGCCCCACAGGTCAAGTGGCGGATCCGTCACCACCGCCCGCAAAATATCCGAGCGCGACACAAAGCCGATGA